The Desulfovibrio sp. UIB00 genome has a window encoding:
- a CDS encoding nitrogenase component 1: protein MLDLTPKTHVNRSGVLINPCKTCQPVGALFAALGVRNCMPYSHGSQGCASYHRTYLTRHFKEPAIAVTSSFTEGACVFGGGPNIRQGVKTAFEVYNPDIIAVHTTCLSETIGDDLKTYIDDMEIPDDKIVVHCNTPSYVGSHVTGFGNMMAGFIKYLAAKGKTTETVAVFPGFVNPGDIREYKHLVNLMKLKSIMFPDCSNVMDAPMTGEYKMYPDGGTTVEEIRDLGSCRKVLALGRLTSEEPAAQLKRKCGVDYDLLPLPIGLADTDAFIMAMANLNGGEVDPLIDEERGRLLDLMLDANPYFYGKKVAVYGDPDTVLGMTRFCLELGMIPKYVLTGTPGETFVKLSKAMFKEYGKEEECQAFAAKDLFDLHQFIKEEPVDLLLGNSHGKQIAKAEGIPLVRAGFPVLDRYGHASLPMVGYRGAFQLATRIADTLMEEFDRNCADEDMDLIM from the coding sequence ATGCTTGACCTCACCCCAAAGACACATGTGAACAGATCGGGCGTTCTTATCAACCCGTGCAAGACCTGTCAGCCTGTTGGCGCATTGTTTGCCGCCCTGGGCGTGCGTAATTGCATGCCGTACAGCCACGGATCGCAGGGTTGCGCTTCTTACCACCGCACCTACCTTACGCGTCACTTTAAGGAACCCGCCATTGCCGTCACCAGCTCCTTTACCGAAGGCGCGTGCGTGTTCGGCGGCGGCCCCAACATCCGCCAGGGCGTCAAGACGGCCTTTGAAGTCTACAATCCGGACATCATTGCCGTGCATACCACCTGTCTTTCTGAAACCATCGGCGATGACCTCAAGACCTACATCGACGACATGGAAATTCCGGACGACAAGATCGTGGTACACTGCAACACGCCGAGCTATGTTGGCTCGCACGTGACGGGTTTTGGCAACATGATGGCCGGGTTCATCAAATACCTTGCCGCCAAGGGCAAGACCACGGAAACCGTGGCGGTGTTCCCCGGTTTCGTGAACCCCGGCGACATCCGCGAGTACAAGCACCTTGTGAACCTGATGAAGCTCAAGTCCATCATGTTCCCCGATTGCAGCAACGTCATGGATGCGCCCATGACCGGCGAATACAAGATGTATCCCGATGGCGGCACCACGGTTGAAGAAATCCGCGACCTCGGCTCGTGCCGTAAGGTTCTGGCTCTTGGTCGCCTGACCAGCGAGGAACCCGCAGCCCAGCTCAAGCGCAAGTGCGGCGTGGATTACGACCTGCTGCCCCTGCCCATCGGTCTGGCGGATACCGATGCCTTCATCATGGCCATGGCAAACCTCAACGGCGGCGAAGTTGACCCGCTCATCGATGAAGAACGCGGCCGCCTGCTCGACCTCATGCTGGACGCAAACCCGTACTTCTACGGCAAAAAGGTTGCCGTGTACGGCGACCCCGACACAGTGCTTGGCATGACCCGCTTCTGCCTCGAACTGGGCATGATCCCCAAGTATGTGCTCACCGGTACGCCCGGCGAAACCTTCGTCAAACTGTCCAAGGCCATGTTCAAGGAATACGGCAAGGAAGAAGAGTGTCAGGCCTTTGCCGCCAAGGACCTCTTTGACCTGCACCAGTTCATCAAGGAAGAACCCGTTGATCTCTTGCTCGGCAACTCTCACGGCAAGCAGATCGCCAAGGCCGAGGGCATCCCCCTGGTTCGCGCCGGTTTCCCGGTGCTTGACCGCTACGGACACGCCTCGCTGCCCATGGTCGGCTACCGTGGCGCGTTCCAGCTCGCCACCAGGATAGCAGATACGCTCATGGAAGAGTTTGACCGCAATTGCGCCGACGAAGACATGGATCTGATTATGTAA
- a CDS encoding anaerobic glycerol-3-phosphate dehydrogenase subunit C, whose translation MSVRINPDKCIACTTCVVHCPVADATPKFLGPRMIGPAYERFRLLGLTEDPSLHYCANCKNCDISCPHGVPVSSLNMMARADQFKKHSPGLRDWVLGHGELMAKWLRLIPAALKNFGMLNPVTRTVLDALGIDKRAPLPAFAPQTFRQLMRHVHQPDHKRSVVFYPGCYVDVYDPRTGLDMVWAMNRAGYKVIVPEELVCCGLPMVANGFWQHARSNAEHNLKALGQWRDAGLPVVTGCPSCALMFRVDLPEYFPDVAEKYGACSLADAQEFLLDAVDSGDLSLKADGKQQILPDLKLIYHAPCHLRAQGNGLPGLELLRRLDGVTVENADAGCCGISGSYGFKKEKYDIAQTVGSELFAKVRESGAQAAVSECGTCRVQITHGSGKFSLHPVTILRQRLEAR comes from the coding sequence ATGAGCGTGCGCATCAATCCAGACAAATGCATAGCCTGCACCACCTGCGTGGTGCACTGCCCCGTGGCGGATGCGACCCCCAAGTTTCTGGGGCCGCGCATGATAGGCCCTGCCTATGAGCGTTTTCGCCTGCTAGGCCTGACGGAAGACCCCTCGCTGCACTACTGCGCCAACTGCAAAAACTGCGACATCTCGTGCCCGCACGGCGTGCCGGTTTCCAGCCTCAACATGATGGCAAGGGCCGACCAGTTCAAGAAGCACTCCCCCGGCCTGCGCGACTGGGTGCTTGGTCACGGCGAGCTCATGGCCAAGTGGTTGCGGCTCATCCCGGCGGCGCTCAAGAACTTCGGCATGCTCAATCCCGTTACCCGCACGGTGCTGGATGCCTTGGGCATCGACAAACGCGCGCCCCTGCCCGCCTTTGCGCCCCAGACCTTCCGCCAGCTCATGCGCCATGTGCATCAGCCCGACCACAAGCGCAGCGTGGTTTTCTACCCCGGCTGCTACGTGGACGTGTACGACCCGCGCACCGGCCTTGATATGGTGTGGGCCATGAACCGCGCGGGCTACAAGGTCATTGTGCCCGAGGAACTTGTGTGTTGCGGCCTGCCCATGGTTGCCAACGGCTTCTGGCAGCATGCCCGCTCCAATGCGGAACATAACCTGAAAGCTCTGGGCCAGTGGCGCGATGCAGGGCTACCTGTGGTGACGGGCTGCCCCAGTTGCGCCCTCATGTTCCGGGTGGATCTGCCGGAATACTTCCCCGATGTGGCGGAAAAGTACGGCGCATGCAGCCTCGCGGACGCGCAGGAATTTCTGCTGGATGCTGTGGACAGCGGAGACCTCTCGCTGAAGGCCGATGGCAAACAGCAAATCCTGCCCGACCTCAAGCTGATCTACCACGCGCCCTGCCATCTGCGGGCGCAGGGCAACGGCCTGCCGGGGCTGGAACTGCTGCGCCGCCTTGACGGCGTGACCGTGGAAAATGCTGATGCAGGCTGCTGCGGCATTTCCGGCAGTTATGGCTTTAAAAAGGAAAAATACGACATTGCCCAGACTGTAGGCTCGGAACTTTTCGCCAAGGTACGCGAAAGCGGCGCTCAGGCGGCGGTTTCTGAATGCGGCACCTGCCGCGTGCAGATCACGCACGGTTCCGGCAAGTTCAGCCTGCACCCTGTCACAATTCTGCGGCAGCGGCTTGAAGCCCGCTAG
- the nifE gene encoding nitrogenase iron-molybdenum cofactor biosynthesis protein NifE produces MAMEILEERRTSIKEKGNKGGGCCSGDGLRCDTASVAGSVSQRACVYCGARVVLNPITDAFHIVHGPIGCASYTWDIRGSLTSGSELFRNSFSTDLQEKDIVFGGAEKLTRAIDEAIANYSPKLIFVYATCIVGVIGDDVEAVCRNAEKKHGIRVIAVKAPGFSGTKSTGYRMACNALVQLMEPHKEQPKIKGVNILGDYNLAGEMWIIRNYLREMGIPIVATLTGDAAYETLIKAPAAQLNIVQCAGSMMYLAHRMEDEMGVPWMRASFFGVEDTSTALRQVAERLNDDYAKRKAEALISERGTKAEAFLEQYKPHFVGKKAAIFVGGGFKAISLIRQFNEMGIETVVVGTQTGKPEDYEIISSLVNPGTVILDDANPAELETFMKQKGADILVGGVKERPLAYKLGIAFCDHNHERKHALGGFEGVENFTREVNLSINSPVWQFTRSSASFAEATQAQASLVREALAARAAHF; encoded by the coding sequence ATGGCTATGGAAATACTTGAAGAACGCCGTACGTCCATCAAGGAAAAGGGAAACAAGGGCGGGGGCTGCTGTAGCGGCGACGGCCTGCGTTGCGATACGGCCAGCGTGGCCGGTTCCGTGAGCCAGCGGGCCTGCGTGTACTGCGGTGCGCGCGTGGTGTTAAACCCCATTACCGACGCCTTTCATATCGTGCACGGCCCCATCGGCTGCGCCAGCTACACCTGGGACATTCGCGGCAGCCTCACCAGCGGGTCGGAACTGTTCCGCAACAGTTTTTCCACTGACTTGCAGGAAAAGGACATCGTCTTTGGCGGCGCGGAAAAGCTCACCCGCGCCATTGACGAGGCCATAGCCAACTATTCGCCCAAGCTCATCTTTGTGTACGCCACCTGCATCGTGGGCGTTATCGGCGACGATGTGGAAGCCGTGTGCCGCAATGCGGAAAAAAAGCACGGCATCCGGGTGATCGCGGTCAAGGCTCCGGGCTTTTCGGGCACCAAGTCCACGGGCTACCGCATGGCCTGCAACGCCCTTGTGCAGCTTATGGAGCCGCATAAGGAACAGCCAAAGATCAAGGGCGTCAACATTCTTGGCGACTACAACCTTGCAGGCGAAATGTGGATCATCCGCAACTACCTGCGCGAGATGGGCATTCCCATTGTCGCCACGCTCACGGGCGATGCCGCGTACGAAACGCTCATCAAGGCCCCGGCTGCCCAGCTCAATATCGTGCAGTGCGCTGGCTCCATGATGTATCTGGCCCACCGCATGGAAGACGAAATGGGCGTCCCATGGATGCGCGCCAGCTTCTTTGGGGTGGAAGACACATCTACCGCCCTGCGGCAGGTGGCCGAGCGCCTCAATGACGACTACGCAAAGCGCAAGGCTGAAGCCCTTATCTCTGAACGCGGCACAAAGGCGGAAGCTTTTCTTGAACAGTACAAGCCGCACTTTGTGGGCAAAAAGGCCGCCATCTTTGTGGGCGGCGGCTTCAAGGCCATATCGCTCATCCGTCAGTTTAACGAAATGGGCATTGAAACCGTAGTGGTCGGCACCCAGACCGGCAAGCCTGAAGATTATGAAATCATTTCAAGCCTCGTTAACCCCGGCACCGTCATTCTGGACGATGCCAACCCCGCAGAGCTTGAAACCTTCATGAAGCAGAAAGGCGCGGATATTCTGGTTGGCGGCGTCAAGGAACGCCCCCTCGCCTACAAGCTCGGCATTGCCTTTTGCGACCACAACCACGAGCGCAAGCACGCTCTGGGCGGTTTTGAAGGCGTGGAAAACTTCACCCGCGAGGTGAACCTTTCCATCAACAGCCCTGTGTGGCAGTTCACGCGCAGCTCTGCCTCATTTGCCGAGGCAACGCAGGCGCAGGCCAGTCTGGTGCGTGAAGCACTGGCAGCAAGAGCAGCACATTTCTAG
- the glpB gene encoding anaerobic glycerol-3-phosphate dehydrogenase subunit GlpB: protein MSRIVDVLVVGSGMAGLVAALAAADQGRSVRLLTTGMGSLAISGGSVDFLGYADGRFAADPWQGLAMLPEDHPYSLLGAESVRSAFQFFADVMEGQHWPMRPALSQDGTPRNTQLPTIMGTLKPTYLLPASLHTEALASAKKVLVLSVQGLRDCRPSLVVSQLRRYKSWADKEFTQGLLPSPFGETHRAISALDLARMADKPHSRRWLLDALAPHAGKYDLILIPPLCGSKANPEVWQAVNAAAGCPVVEMLSIPPGVGGLRLRDALLQALHKHNFELVENTTVLRAETTGKTCTALVAEASGQERHHAARAFVTATGGILGGGMTLEPGQCWDSVFGIDITVPQDVSQWSEPKIFGNHLFSRMGVRVDRTMRPVDDAAVVRWQNVFFAGRSLGGYDYATEKSGHGVAIATGWQAGLMAAAAAASGENQ, encoded by the coding sequence ATGAGCAGGATTGTTGACGTACTGGTGGTCGGCTCCGGCATGGCGGGCCTTGTGGCCGCCCTTGCCGCAGCGGATCAGGGCCGCAGCGTACGGCTGCTCACTACGGGCATGGGTTCGCTGGCTATCAGCGGCGGTTCGGTGGATTTTCTTGGCTACGCTGACGGCAGGTTTGCCGCCGACCCGTGGCAGGGTCTGGCCATGCTGCCTGAAGACCATCCCTACAGCCTGCTTGGGGCAGAAAGCGTCCGCTCGGCCTTTCAGTTCTTTGCAGATGTGATGGAAGGCCAGCACTGGCCCATGCGCCCCGCTCTCTCCCAGGACGGTACGCCGCGCAACACCCAGCTGCCCACCATCATGGGGACGCTCAAGCCCACCTATTTGCTGCCTGCCAGCCTGCACACAGAGGCGCTCGCCAGCGCCAAAAAGGTGCTGGTGCTGAGCGTTCAGGGCTTGCGCGACTGCCGCCCCTCCCTGGTGGTCAGCCAGTTGCGGCGCTACAAAAGCTGGGCCGACAAGGAATTCACGCAGGGGCTTTTGCCCTCGCCTTTTGGCGAAACCCACCGCGCCATATCGGCGCTTGATCTGGCCCGCATGGCGGACAAGCCGCACAGCCGCCGCTGGCTGCTGGATGCGCTTGCCCCGCATGCCGGAAAGTACGACCTCATACTTATTCCGCCGCTCTGCGGCAGCAAGGCCAACCCGGAAGTCTGGCAGGCGGTCAATGCCGCCGCTGGCTGCCCGGTGGTGGAAATGCTGTCCATCCCTCCGGGGGTTGGCGGTCTGCGCCTGCGTGACGCCCTGTTGCAGGCCCTGCACAAGCACAACTTTGAACTGGTGGAAAACACCACGGTTCTGCGCGCTGAAACGACTGGCAAAACCTGCACCGCCCTGGTGGCCGAGGCCTCCGGGCAGGAACGCCACCACGCCGCCCGCGCCTTTGTAACCGCCACCGGCGGCATCCTTGGCGGCGGCATGACGCTTGAACCCGGCCAGTGCTGGGATTCCGTGTTCGGCATCGACATTACCGTGCCGCAGGATGTATCGCAGTGGTCAGAGCCGAAAATTTTCGGCAACCATCTGTTCTCGCGCATGGGTGTACGCGTTGACCGAACCATGCGGCCTGTGGACGATGCCGCCGTGGTACGCTGGCAAAACGTCTTTTTCGCCGGGCGCAGCCTTGGCGGATATGATTACGCAACAGAAAAAAGCGGTCACGGCGTTGCCATCGCCACGGGCTGGCAGGCGGGCCTCATGGCCGCCGCAGCCGCCGCTTCCGGGGAAAACCAATGA
- a CDS encoding P-II family nitrogen regulator, with protein MQMIRTIIRPEKTTEVLSELLAAGFPAVTKLDVVGRGKQKGIMVGDIQYDEIPKQMLMLVVSDEDKDDAIRVILRVAKTGDGHFGDGRIFVSSVSEAWTISSGKSGL; from the coding sequence ATGCAGATGATTCGCACGATTATCCGGCCCGAAAAAACCACCGAGGTTCTCTCCGAGCTGCTGGCAGCGGGTTTTCCCGCCGTTACCAAGCTTGATGTGGTGGGGCGCGGCAAGCAGAAAGGCATCATGGTGGGCGATATCCAGTATGATGAAATTCCCAAGCAGATGCTCATGCTTGTGGTCAGCGACGAAGACAAGGACGATGCCATCCGCGTTATCCTGCGCGTGGCAAAAACTGGCGATGGTCACTTTGGCGATGGCAGAATCTTTGTTTCAAGCGTCAGCGAGGCCTGGACCATCAGCAGCGGCAAGTCCGGCCTGTAG
- a CDS encoding P-II family nitrogen regulator → MQEVVAMVRANMVAATKNALSKAGCPSFSCTKCLGRGKKGMDPATLRMVMESGELPRTPAGESLTEVGRLIPKRLFNICVPDEKVEAVVKAIIEANSTGHPGDGKIFVMPVEESYVVRTGERADA, encoded by the coding sequence ATGCAGGAAGTAGTTGCAATGGTTCGAGCCAACATGGTGGCGGCGACAAAGAACGCCCTGTCCAAGGCCGGATGCCCCTCATTCTCATGCACCAAGTGCCTGGGACGCGGCAAAAAAGGCATGGATCCCGCCACCCTGCGCATGGTTATGGAAAGCGGCGAGCTGCCGCGCACTCCGGCGGGCGAATCCCTGACCGAAGTGGGCAGGCTGATCCCCAAGCGGTTGTTCAATATCTGCGTTCCCGATGAAAAGGTCGAAGCTGTGGTCAAGGCCATTATAGAGGCCAACAGCACCGGCCACCCCGGCGATGGAAAGATCTTTGTGATGCCGGTGGAAGAATCCTATGTGGTTCGCACGGGCGAGCGCGCTGACGCATAA
- the nifD gene encoding nitrogenase molybdenum-iron protein alpha chain, whose translation MSIDANAVVLERYNAKVFKNRKEHMLKVNPAEDQIIIANTRAIPGIMTNRGCCYAGCKGVVLGPIKDMVTITHGPVGCGFYSWGTRRNKAKAEGDAPNYIQYCFTTDMQEPDIVFGGTKKLKKAIDEIMELMHPKTIMIAATCPVGLIGDDIQAVAAEAEKEYGIRCVAYSCEGYKGVSQSAGHHIANNGLMKRVIGTGDYEPATKYSVNILGEYNIGGDGWEQERILKKIGYEVVSVFTGDGEVERIASSHKANLNLVQCHRSINYIAEMMKTKYGVDWLKVNFIGLEGTVQSLRDMAAYFGDPELAQRTEQVIAEELAEVQDQMAAYKARLNGKTAALFVGGSRSHHYQGLLQDLGIKTVLAGYEFGHRDDYEGREIIPNIKDDADSKNIEHITVEKDEKKYHAYLTQEQYDKLAAEIPLEKYHGMIRDMDEGTYVVDDLNMYEAEKFMEILKPDMFFSGIKDKYALQKAGTLSRQLHSYDYSGPYAGFKGATQFGYDLCMGYFTPAWHMVTPPWKNRATLQGTVGE comes from the coding sequence ATGAGTATTGACGCCAACGCAGTAGTGCTTGAGCGCTACAACGCCAAGGTCTTCAAGAACCGCAAGGAGCACATGCTCAAGGTCAATCCTGCGGAAGACCAGATTATTATCGCCAACACGCGTGCCATTCCCGGCATCATGACCAACCGGGGCTGCTGTTACGCTGGCTGCAAGGGCGTTGTGCTCGGTCCCATCAAGGACATGGTTACGATCACTCACGGCCCTGTGGGCTGCGGCTTCTACAGCTGGGGCACGCGCCGCAACAAGGCCAAGGCAGAGGGGGACGCCCCCAACTACATCCAGTACTGCTTTACCACGGACATGCAGGAACCGGACATCGTCTTTGGCGGCACCAAAAAGCTCAAGAAGGCCATTGATGAAATCATGGAGCTTATGCACCCCAAGACCATCATGATCGCCGCCACCTGCCCTGTGGGCCTGATCGGCGACGACATCCAGGCCGTGGCCGCAGAAGCTGAAAAGGAATACGGCATCCGCTGCGTGGCTTACAGCTGCGAAGGTTATAAGGGCGTAAGCCAGTCGGCGGGCCACCATATCGCCAACAACGGCCTTATGAAGCGCGTTATTGGTACTGGCGATTATGAACCCGCCACCAAGTATTCGGTCAACATCCTTGGCGAATACAACATCGGCGGCGACGGATGGGAGCAGGAACGCATCCTTAAAAAGATCGGTTACGAAGTGGTTTCGGTGTTCACCGGCGATGGTGAAGTGGAACGCATCGCCAGCTCGCACAAGGCCAACCTGAACCTCGTGCAGTGCCACCGCTCCATCAACTACATCGCCGAAATGATGAAGACCAAGTACGGCGTGGACTGGCTCAAGGTCAACTTTATCGGTCTGGAAGGAACAGTTCAGAGCCTGCGCGACATGGCAGCCTACTTTGGCGACCCCGAGCTTGCGCAGCGCACCGAACAAGTCATCGCCGAAGAACTGGCCGAGGTGCAGGATCAGATGGCGGCCTACAAGGCCCGCCTCAACGGCAAAACCGCAGCCCTTTTTGTGGGCGGCAGCCGTTCACACCACTATCAGGGTCTGTTGCAGGACCTGGGCATCAAGACCGTGCTTGCCGGGTACGAATTCGGCCACCGCGACGACTACGAAGGCCGGGAAATCATCCCCAACATCAAGGACGACGCGGACAGCAAGAACATCGAACACATCACGGTGGAAAAGGACGAAAAGAAGTATCACGCCTACCTTACCCAGGAACAGTACGACAAGCTGGCCGCCGAGATCCCGCTTGAAAAGTACCACGGCATGATACGCGACATGGACGAGGGCACCTACGTGGTTGACGACCTCAACATGTACGAAGCTGAAAAATTTATGGAAATCCTCAAGCCCGACATGTTCTTCTCCGGCATCAAGGACAAGTACGCGCTGCAAAAGGCCGGGACCCTCTCGCGCCAGCTGCACAGCTACGATTACAGCGGGCCTTACGCGGGTTTCAAGGGTGCAACGCAGTTCGGTTACGACCTCTGCATGGGTTACTTCACCCCCGCGTGGCACATGGTAACCCCGCCCTGGAAGAACCGCGCCACCCTGCAAGGAACTGTGGGAGAATAG
- a CDS encoding class I SAM-dependent methyltransferase, with translation MTAQNSTREFWNSRAESFPRYEAGADTYEARMLQLARDNGVDFRDKTVLDVGCGSGMYTIRLAQEAASVTAVDISDEMLRILMQDAAAQGLANIRPVLSDWEHFALEERFQIVFASMTPALSDDAAREKLQHYALEQVVFMGFTERKTSDVMAGLYTYYGITPPQFADAPDMRAWLEGCRIQYTALPVDGQWVVPHTRDKLLGACATNLRARGAEPDMAHLAAHLEGFRNQNGEYVERTEYSLEMLIWRTS, from the coding sequence ATGACAGCCCAAAACAGCACCAGGGAATTCTGGAACAGCAGAGCCGAATCCTTTCCCCGCTATGAAGCCGGGGCCGACACCTACGAGGCCCGCATGCTCCAGCTGGCGCGCGATAATGGCGTGGATTTTCGGGACAAAACGGTTCTGGATGTGGGCTGCGGCAGCGGCATGTACACCATCCGGCTTGCGCAGGAGGCCGCATCTGTCACGGCAGTTGATATATCTGACGAAATGCTCCGTATCCTTATGCAGGATGCCGCCGCGCAGGGCCTTGCCAACATCCGCCCCGTGCTTTCCGACTGGGAGCACTTTGCCCTTGAGGAACGCTTTCAGATTGTTTTCGCTTCCATGACCCCGGCCCTGAGCGATGACGCCGCCCGCGAAAAATTGCAGCACTATGCTCTGGAGCAGGTGGTCTTTATGGGCTTTACCGAACGCAAAACCTCGGATGTCATGGCCGGGCTGTACACGTACTACGGTATCACGCCGCCGCAATTTGCCGATGCCCCCGACATGCGCGCATGGCTTGAAGGCTGCCGCATTCAGTACACCGCGCTGCCTGTTGACGGCCAGTGGGTTGTGCCGCACACCCGTGATAAGCTGCTGGGAGCCTGCGCCACCAACCTGCGCGCCCGTGGCGCGGAACCGGATATGGCCCATCTTGCCGCGCATCTTGAGGGATTTCGCAACCAGAACGGGGAATATGTGGAGCGCACGGAATATTCCCTTGAAATGCTTATCTGGCGTACATCCTGA
- the nifH gene encoding nitrogenase iron protein produces the protein MRQVAIYGKGGIGKSTTTQNLNAGLGEMGKNIMIVGCDPKADSTRLILGGLAQQSVLDTLREEGEDIELDLVLKNGFKGIRCVESGGPEPGVGCAGRGIITSIGLLERLGAYTEDLDYVFYDVLGDVVCGGFAMPIREGKAQEIYIVASGEMMALYAANNICKGIKKYANTGGVRLGGIICNSRKVDGEAELVSAVAKEIGTQMIHFVPRDNMVQRAEINKQTVIEFDPTCGQADEYRSLAQKIDGNDMFVIPKPLSQERLEELLMEHGLMDA, from the coding sequence ATGCGTCAGGTAGCTATTTACGGCAAGGGCGGCATCGGCAAGTCCACCACCACACAGAACCTTAACGCCGGTCTTGGCGAAATGGGCAAGAACATCATGATCGTGGGTTGCGACCCCAAGGCCGACTCCACGCGCCTTATCCTGGGCGGCCTTGCCCAGCAGAGCGTGCTCGATACCCTGCGCGAAGAGGGTGAAGACATCGAGCTGGATCTGGTGCTCAAAAATGGCTTCAAGGGCATCCGCTGCGTGGAATCCGGCGGCCCCGAACCGGGCGTTGGCTGTGCCGGGCGCGGCATCATCACCTCCATTGGTCTGCTGGAACGCCTTGGCGCCTACACAGAAGACCTCGACTACGTGTTCTATGACGTTTTGGGCGACGTTGTGTGCGGCGGTTTCGCCATGCCCATCCGTGAAGGCAAGGCCCAGGAAATCTACATCGTGGCTTCGGGCGAAATGATGGCCCTCTACGCCGCCAACAACATCTGCAAGGGTATCAAGAAGTACGCCAACACCGGCGGCGTGCGCCTTGGCGGCATCATCTGCAACAGCCGCAAGGTTGATGGCGAAGCCGAGCTTGTCTCTGCCGTTGCCAAGGAAATCGGCACCCAGATGATCCACTTCGTGCCGCGCGACAACATGGTGCAGCGCGCCGAAATCAACAAGCAGACCGTTATCGAATTCGACCCCACCTGCGGACAGGCCGACGAATACCGCTCCCTGGCCCAGAAGATCGACGGCAACGACATGTTTGTTATCCCCAAGCCCCTCTCCCAGGAAAGGCTCGAAGAGCTGCTCATGGAACACGGCTTGATGGACGCCTAA